Sequence from the Haloarcula sp. DT43 genome:
CGAGCGGGTGATGTGCGTAGTCGACGACCTCGATGTCGTCTATCGACTCCAGGTCAGAGTCGGCGGCCGTCTCGGCCATCCCGAGTTCGACCGTCTCGTCGAGGACGATGACGTAGGCGTCCATCTCGTCGATGTCGAGCCGCGCGGCGGCTTTGACGCGGTGGTGGCCGTCAGCAAGCAGGAGGTCCCCGCCGTTGTCGATGACGACGAGCGGTTCCGCCAGCCCGTGTTCCAGCTCGTACACTCGGCCTTCGAGTTCGTCGGCGTACACCGTCGTCTGTGTCGGCGTCAGATTGGCAAGCTCCACCTCGCGGCGGTCTTCGTGTGTCGTGATGCCGTGGATGTTTTCGAGCGTCCGGCTAAGCTTGTCCACCTTGCCCGGCGTCGCCCGCTCGATCTGTGAGCGGATGACGTCGGCGTTCGAGATGATACCGACGAGGTGGCCGGCGTCGTCGACGACCGGGAGCTTCTGGATGCCCGACCGCAGGATAACGCGCGCTGTGTCCTGAACGGCCATGTCGGGATGGGCCACGAGGATGTCGTCAGTCATCACGCGGAACATCGGCTCGTGGTCTTCCGCCAGGAGCAGGTCGCGCGCGCTGACGAACCCTTCGACGCGGCGGCCGTCAGTCACCGGAAACCCGCTGAAGTGGTCGTTGTCGGCGATACGTCGGGCGACCTCCCCGACAGTGTCGTCGAGTTCGACGGTGACAACCTCGCGTGTCATGTAGTCTCCGACCGTCGGTCGACTCGATTCCTCCATCGGCACTGAATTCTCGAC
This genomic interval carries:
- a CDS encoding CBS pair associated ParBc domain-containing protein; this translates as MEESSRPTVGDYMTREVVTVELDDTVGEVARRIADNDHFSGFPVTDGRRVEGFVSARDLLLAEDHEPMFRVMTDDILVAHPDMAVQDTARVILRSGIQKLPVVDDAGHLVGIISNADVIRSQIERATPGKVDKLSRTLENIHGITTHEDRREVELANLTPTQTTVYADELEGRVYELEHGLAEPLVVIDNGGDLLLADGHHRVKAAARLDIDEMDAYVIVLDETVELGMAETAADSDLESIDDIEVVDYAHHPLVQTTERLQD